In a single window of the Littorina saxatilis isolate snail1 linkage group LG5, US_GU_Lsax_2.0, whole genome shotgun sequence genome:
- the LOC138967465 gene encoding uncharacterized protein isoform X2, whose product MYDMQSDNLVEILLPVTPLDQTRHCDVNLLQSGNEPEEVLRRNMPPRRAASRRVAEVTRAAAGRPRASNQTASQRQPGGFESATAGGEESATALAAVLAELRRLGERQETCQVAIVSLQKDNQRLQEAVSGDREAIASTSGSMTTGTSNSTLSGSVANLVNTITGTEYGEPSRGLILVE is encoded by the exons atgtaCGACATGCAAAGCGACAATCTCGTGGAGATACTACTTCCGGTGACGCCACTGGATCAGACCCGCCATTGCGACGTCAATTTGTTGCAGTCTGGTAATGAGCCAGAAGAAGTTTTAAGAAG GAATATGCCTCCCAGGAGGGCAGCGTCAAGGCGGGTAGCCGAAGTGACCCGAGCCGCTGCAGGTCGGCCGAGGGCCAGCAACCAGACAGCCTCGCAGCGACAACCCGGTGGGTTTGAGTCAGCCACAGCAGGAGGGGAAGAAAGCGCCACTGCTTTGGCCGCGGTATTGGCAGAACTACGCAGGCTGGGGGAGCGGCAAGAGACCTGCCAAGTGGCCATTGTCTCGCTCCAGAAAGACAACCAACGTCTGCAAGAAGCTGTTTCGGGTGATCGTGAGGCCATCGCCTCAACATCGGGATCGATGACAACCGGTACCAGCAATTCTACCCTGTCTGGCTCGGTTGCCAACCTGGTCAACACAATCACAG GCACAGAGTACGGGGAGCCATCCCGCGGGTTGATCCTGGTGGAGTAG
- the LOC138967465 gene encoding uncharacterized protein isoform X1 — MVLRSTRLLSVLSNQDIVTCFNSMFLCWWIVWISVFPEYLEIIFRNMPPRRAASRRVAEVTRAAAGRPRASNQTASQRQPGGFESATAGGEESATALAAVLAELRRLGERQETCQVAIVSLQKDNQRLQEAVSGDREAIASTSGSMTTGTSNSTLSGSVANLVNTITGTEYGEPSRGLILVE; from the exons ATGGTTCTTCGATCAACACGATTGTTGAGTGTTCTGTCAAATCAAGATATCGTGACATGTTTCAAcagtatgtttctgtgttggtGGATAGTATGGATCAGTGTTTTTCCAGAGTACTTGGAAATAATTTTCAG GAATATGCCTCCCAGGAGGGCAGCGTCAAGGCGGGTAGCCGAAGTGACCCGAGCCGCTGCAGGTCGGCCGAGGGCCAGCAACCAGACAGCCTCGCAGCGACAACCCGGTGGGTTTGAGTCAGCCACAGCAGGAGGGGAAGAAAGCGCCACTGCTTTGGCCGCGGTATTGGCAGAACTACGCAGGCTGGGGGAGCGGCAAGAGACCTGCCAAGTGGCCATTGTCTCGCTCCAGAAAGACAACCAACGTCTGCAAGAAGCTGTTTCGGGTGATCGTGAGGCCATCGCCTCAACATCGGGATCGATGACAACCGGTACCAGCAATTCTACCCTGTCTGGCTCGGTTGCCAACCTGGTCAACACAATCACAG GCACAGAGTACGGGGAGCCATCCCGCGGGTTGATCCTGGTGGAGTAG